The window ttaaagtttaatttaaatttgtattattttcgAAAAGTATCTTGTAGTTTTGGATCATAAATATAGTAATGATatttttcaggaaaaaaaatcatttagtgGTAATTGAGGATATGTAAATAAAGCAATTGTTGATACACTTTTGCACGTTTGACGTTTCAATGTTTAAGAGATGGTCCCATTAATGTCTTCAGAtcctaaaaaaacaataaataataccCACAAATTAGAAGATGGCCATCTCTTCTTTACAAAACCTTTATAATTATAGTACTTCttcatcaaattcatatcttctgTATTCTGATAGATCCTTCTGAGAATACAAAAAAACgggtatttttttctctcttaattgATTTTCCgttttctaattctttttttttttttgacaaggtTTTCTAATTCCTTTTTAGCATTACTGCACCAATTTTTACCATTATTGTTGGTCCTATTTTTTCTTGCATTCGTCAAAGAAAATGATTGATGATGCTCAATTCAAGAACAATTGATGAATAATCACAATttgttttagataaaatatggaagaagaagaagacgaggttATGGTGAAAGAGGGGCTAATGGCTTCTCAAAGAGAGATCTTCAGCATTTCTGGTCCAATCCATTTAACTTCCATTGATTggtattatattttctatttcatCTCTTTCATTTCCAACCACATAATCATCTTCCacaacaaactcatcatcactaatcagcttttttttgctaattcaATGGTTTAGCCATAGTCAACTCTATTAGAATTCTCTAATTGTTCATTTCTTCTAGAACAAgttgtattaaaatattacattcAAACCCATAAAGTCAACGTAAGTATTTTGATAGGAATAATTCTTACCATAGAACCTCGGTGGCATCATGTTTGGTACAAGCAGTGTACACATTGGAACGAGACAGACAACAAAACAGGATTGGTCTAAAGTCACAAGCCAACCACTGGTGGGAGTTTTTCAACTTCACTTTAGCCGAAACCCTAATCGACGACTCAGATGGATCCATATACGGCGCCGTGTTCGAATACAAACACTTCTTCTCTTACAATTACCATAACACCCATCATTCGAAACCACCTCCTCGTCACGTGATCGCGTTCCGTGGCACGATCATGAAACGGCACTCTCGGTCACGCGACCTTAAGCTCGACCTACGCTGCGTCCGCGACTGCCTCCAAGACAGCACTAGGTTCGTGCATGCGATTCAGGTGATTCAAAGTGCGGTGGCTAAAACTGGTAATGCAGCCGTGTGGCTAGCCGGACATTCTCTTGGAGCAGCCGTGGCTTTGCTTGCCGGGAAGATCATGACTAGGTCTGGTTTCCCTCTTGAGAGTTACTTATTTAATCCTCCGTTCTCGTCGATTCCGATTGAGAAACTGGTGAAGAGTGAGAAGCTTAAACATGGAGTTCGATTCGCTGGAAGTCTCGTCAAAGCCGGAGTAGCAATCGCTGTCAAGGGTCGCCACCATAATAAGGTAACATATTCCATTTAAGAATATTTggggttttaattattttcacacagactttattttgtaaaattattaactaagattttctaatttttttaatttaattttttttttcgaaaaatatcCATAGAGTTAATTAGATagagaaaatatgatttttttttcgttataaaagaaaaaaaaactgttaccttttgtttttttctatctaaacatatcatttaaaacaaaaaaaaaactaataataaatacaGTAGAAATTACAAATGATCACATTTTAGGTTTAAAATTCTAAACTGGTATAAAATTtcgaaaataacaaattaagcaaaataaaacttctaaaGCATCGTAGACCGTAGTATAgcaataactaaataaatccaAAAACGACACAATTTAAATGAAATGAAAAGCGTAATTGTTGCTCAACTTTGTCTTTGAGGTTCTAATCTCTAACAAATATATAGTGATGTGTATTGTTTACAGGGTCAAGAAGACGATTCATTTATGAAGTTAGCATCATGGATACCATATTTGTATGTGAATCCGTCAGATCCAATATGCTCAGAATACATTGGTTACTTCAAGCACAGAAACAAAATGTTTGAGATAGGAGCCGGTAAAATCGAGAGAATTGCTACGAGGAACTCACTTAGGAGTCTGTTAtcaggcggaggaggaggaggaggttcgTCTTCGGATTCTTGTTCATCAGAGCCTCTTCATCTTTTACCATCGGCGTATATGACTATAAACATTAGCCAGTCGCCTACTTTTAAGAGGGCTCATGGGATTCATCAATGGTGGGATCCGATGTTTAATGGTGaatatgttttgcatcaattttAATCTCTGACTTCTACAAATGCTTTTGTAACCAGAGTcaaaactacatatatttatttaatagtttGCATGTTTGTCGAATCAGTATTTTACCACGTCAATAATAGTCTCGATGATGATCACTTTAATCATGCGAGTATAGAACAGAGATTTCAGAATCACGAACGTTCCATAACTCAACAAGACTAGGATTCTATATAATAACCAAATCATCATATTCATTACCAAACCCACTGTTTCGAAAAGCTAAGGGTTAGATTAGTTCAAAGACAGTGACACTTATTTATTGTTATGGACACTGGATATACACCTGTtgaacaatcacaaaacatagATTGGCGCAGAGGAGCGATAGAGATAATTTCAGTTTCAGTTCCACTAATACTGGTCGAGCCGGTTGTCCATAATGGCAGAGACAGTGCTGATAAACTCCTCTTCTGTTGTCTCTGGGGAACCTATGGCTTCTGCATCGTGTATGATTTGTTCGATCACAGATTCGTTCTTGAGTGTTTCTCTGCTTTCCGATGGTAAAAGGTGTGAGACCTTTTGCAGAACCTTTCTTGAGAAGCATGGTTGAAATGCGAAGGACACGCGTGCATGAAGGCGGAATCTCCCAACC is drawn from Camelina sativa cultivar DH55 chromosome 8, Cs, whole genome shotgun sequence and contains these coding sequences:
- the LOC104706727 gene encoding GDSL esterase/lipase At4g10955-like, coding for MEEEEDEVMVKEGLMASQREIFSISGPIHLTSIDWNNSYHRTSVASCLVQAVYTLERDRQQNRIGLKSQANHWWEFFNFTLAETLIDDSDGSIYGAVFEYKHFFSYNYHNTHHSKPPPRHVIAFRGTIMKRHSRSRDLKLDLRCVRDCLQDSTRFVHAIQVIQSAVAKTGNAAVWLAGHSLGAAVALLAGKIMTRSGFPLESYLFNPPFSSIPIEKLVKSEKLKHGVRFAGSLVKAGVAIAVKGRHHNKGQEDDSFMKLASWIPYLYVNPSDPICSEYIGYFKHRNKMFEIGAGKIERIATRNSLRSLLSGGGGGGGSSSDSCSSEPLHLLPSAYMTINISQSPTFKRAHGIHQWWDPMFNGEYVLHQF